Proteins co-encoded in one Acanthopagrus latus isolate v.2019 chromosome 10, fAcaLat1.1, whole genome shotgun sequence genomic window:
- the LOC119027229 gene encoding transmembrane protein 151B isoform X5, whose amino-acid sequence MQTEEETATAEEPILEEGSGREQQRPVQQSLASSLCRESHWKCLLLTLLMYGCFATLAWCALCRVPVLGSSSVPIRSDDNATSAAYYDIQHMESPCSTGYIYIPLAFLAMLYVVYLVECWHCFSKTAMLAHAEFQEVYERVQRLQQATPCIWWKAISYHYVRRTRQVTRYRNGDAYTTTQVYHERVNTHASSSEFDYARYGVKDVSKELLDLQLHPAVRLRFTKCFSFSSARAEAAYLTQRARFFGENEGLDDYMEAREGMHLKNVDFREHILAFPDPAHQPWFSRHRVFWLASAFLLSWPLRVVSEYRTAYVHYHVEKLFGEDEDGGGGGGGGGGPGGRADGVEGGTENGIHPGGIGIGIGLNGTSYRAISRVNTVDMTELEWHIRCNQQMVPSYSEALLMDMDTSGGSNPTASTPISGPPCTTPSQGPNPPPLALPVVFNSAYLLQSCPRCRRTTSSSSLPSRLRAPMGTTALLNATVAGIRAAGQGGGGIGGRLVLSRSGFSLGRLGGGRHNSLFHSRSMGGGLGGSREDGGAGGGGGGGGSSGGGGSGGGGSGGGGGFLGLGSRQDNEETRGVLEGEGDEEEEQEEEEEEARRREDGGRGGRERDEEAEQDSGGGVEVRDGGGGGRERPPSYQDAFFFPVLIIHGEESCHAGDDM is encoded by the exons CAGCGGCCAGTGCAGCAGTCTCTGGCCTCCTCCCTGTGCCGGGAGTCCCACTGGAAGTGCCTCCTCCTGACCCTCCTCATGTACGGCTGCTTCGCCACGCTCGCCTGGTGCGCCCTGTGCCGCGTACCCGTCCTCGGCTCCTCCTCCGTGCCTATCCGATCCGACGACAACGCCACCTCGGCGGCCTACTATGACATCCAGCACATGGAGAGTCCGTGCTCCACCGGCTACATCTACATCCCTCTGGCCTTCCTGGCCATGCTGTATGTGGTTTACTTGGTGGAGTGTTGGCACTGCTTCTCCAAGACGGCAATGCTGGCTCATGCCGAATTCCAA GAGGTGTACGAGCGCGTGCAGAGGCTTCAGCAGGCCACGCCCTGCATCTGGTGGAAGGCCATCAGCTATCACTACGTGAGGAGGACCAGACAGGTGACGAGGTACCGCAACGGAGACGCCTACACGACCACGCAG GTCTACCACGAGCGGGTCAACACTCATGCTTCCAGTTCAGAGTTCGACTACGCTCGCTACGGTGTCAAGGACGTATCGAAGGAGCTGCTGGATCTGCAGCTGCACCCTGCTGTTCGCCTCCGCTTCACCAAGTGTTTCAG CTTCTCCAGTGCTCGTGCTGAAGCTGCCTACCTCACCCAG CGAGCGCGCTTCTTCGGGGAGAATGAGGGGCTGGACGACTACATGGAGGCGAGGGAGGGGATGCATTTGAAGAACGTGGATTTCCGTGAACACATCCTGGCGTTCCCAGATCCTGCGCACCAGCCGTGGTTTTCCAGGCACAGGGTCTTCTGGCTGGCTTCTGCTTTCCTGCTGTCCTGGCCTCTGCGGGTCGTGTCAGAATATCGCACAGCATATGTCCACTACCACGTGGAGAAGCTGTTCGGGGAGGACGAGGATGGTGGCGgcggaggagggggtggaggagggccGGGTGGCAGAGCAGATGGGGTCGAAGGGGGAACTGAGAATGGAATCCACCCGGGAGGAATTGGGATTGGAATTGGTCTAAATGGGACGAGTTACAGAGCCATCTCCCGGGTCAACACGGTGGACATGACAGAACTGGAGTGGCACATTCGTTGTAACCAACAGATGGTGCCGAGCTACTCTGAAGCCCTCCTTATGGACATGGACACAAGTGGGGGGTCAAACCCTACAGCCTCCACGCCCATCTCCGGGCCCCCGTGCACCACCCCGAGCCAGGGGCCCAACCCGCCTCCTCTGGCTCTGCCCGTGGTGTTCAACTCGGCTTACCTCCTCCAGAGCTGTCCCCGATGCCGGAGAACCACATCAAGTTCCAGTCTTCCCTCCAGGCTAAGGGCCCCGATGGGAACCACAGCCCTCCTGAACGCCACCGTGGCAGGCATCAGGGCGGCGGGGCAGGGGGGCGGAGGTATCGGAGGGAGGCTGGTGCTCAGTCGGAGCGGATTCTCCCTCGGGAGACTCGGAGGAGGGCGCCACAACAGCCTGTTTCATTCCAGAAGCATGGGAGGAGGGTTGGGAGGAAGCAGGGAGGacggaggagcaggaggaggaggaggaggaggaggcagcagcggAGGAGGTGGAAGTGGAGGCGGAGGtagtggaggaggtgggggattCCTCGGGTTGGGTTCCAGACAGGACAATGAGGAGACCAGGGGAGTGCTagaaggagaaggagacgaggaagaggagcaggaggaggaagaggaggaggcgaggaggagggaagacggcggaagaggaggcagggagagggatGAAGAAGCAGAGCAAGACAGCGGAGGAGGAGTCGAGGTGAGAGACGGTggcgggggagggagggagcgtcCTCCATCCTACCAGGACGCGTTCTTCTTCCCCGTCCTCATCATCCAcggagaggagagctgccacGCCGGAGACGACATGTGA
- the LOC119027229 gene encoding transmembrane protein 151B isoform X6 translates to MQTEEETATAEEPILEEGSGREQRPVQQSLASSLCRESHWKCLLLTLLMYGCFATLAWCALCRVPVLGSSSVPIRSDDNATSAAYYDIQHMESPCSTGYIYIPLAFLAMLYVVYLVECWHCFSKTAMLAHAEFQEVYERVQRLQQATPCIWWKAISYHYVRRTRQVTRYRNGDAYTTTQVYHERVNTHASSSEFDYARYGVKDVSKELLDLQLHPAVRLRFTKCFSFSSARAEAAYLTQRARFFGENEGLDDYMEAREGMHLKNVDFREHILAFPDPAHQPWFSRHRVFWLASAFLLSWPLRVVSEYRTAYVHYHVEKLFGEDEDGGGGGGGGGGPGGRADGVEGGTENGIHPGGIGIGIGLNGTSYRAISRVNTVDMTELEWHIRCNQQMVPSYSEALLMDMDTSGGSNPTASTPISGPPCTTPSQGPNPPPLALPVVFNSAYLLQSCPRCRRTTSSSSLPSRLRAPMGTTALLNATVAGIRAAGQGGGGIGGRLVLSRSGFSLGRLGGGRHNSLFHSRSMGGGLGGSREDGGAGGGGGGGGSSGGGGSGGGGSGGGGGFLGLGSRQDNEETRGVLEGEGDEEEEQEEEEEEARRREDGGRGGRERDEEAEQDSGGGVEVRDGGGGGRERPPSYQDAFFFPVLIIHGEESCHAGDDM, encoded by the exons CGGCCAGTGCAGCAGTCTCTGGCCTCCTCCCTGTGCCGGGAGTCCCACTGGAAGTGCCTCCTCCTGACCCTCCTCATGTACGGCTGCTTCGCCACGCTCGCCTGGTGCGCCCTGTGCCGCGTACCCGTCCTCGGCTCCTCCTCCGTGCCTATCCGATCCGACGACAACGCCACCTCGGCGGCCTACTATGACATCCAGCACATGGAGAGTCCGTGCTCCACCGGCTACATCTACATCCCTCTGGCCTTCCTGGCCATGCTGTATGTGGTTTACTTGGTGGAGTGTTGGCACTGCTTCTCCAAGACGGCAATGCTGGCTCATGCCGAATTCCAA GAGGTGTACGAGCGCGTGCAGAGGCTTCAGCAGGCCACGCCCTGCATCTGGTGGAAGGCCATCAGCTATCACTACGTGAGGAGGACCAGACAGGTGACGAGGTACCGCAACGGAGACGCCTACACGACCACGCAG GTCTACCACGAGCGGGTCAACACTCATGCTTCCAGTTCAGAGTTCGACTACGCTCGCTACGGTGTCAAGGACGTATCGAAGGAGCTGCTGGATCTGCAGCTGCACCCTGCTGTTCGCCTCCGCTTCACCAAGTGTTTCAG CTTCTCCAGTGCTCGTGCTGAAGCTGCCTACCTCACCCAG CGAGCGCGCTTCTTCGGGGAGAATGAGGGGCTGGACGACTACATGGAGGCGAGGGAGGGGATGCATTTGAAGAACGTGGATTTCCGTGAACACATCCTGGCGTTCCCAGATCCTGCGCACCAGCCGTGGTTTTCCAGGCACAGGGTCTTCTGGCTGGCTTCTGCTTTCCTGCTGTCCTGGCCTCTGCGGGTCGTGTCAGAATATCGCACAGCATATGTCCACTACCACGTGGAGAAGCTGTTCGGGGAGGACGAGGATGGTGGCGgcggaggagggggtggaggagggccGGGTGGCAGAGCAGATGGGGTCGAAGGGGGAACTGAGAATGGAATCCACCCGGGAGGAATTGGGATTGGAATTGGTCTAAATGGGACGAGTTACAGAGCCATCTCCCGGGTCAACACGGTGGACATGACAGAACTGGAGTGGCACATTCGTTGTAACCAACAGATGGTGCCGAGCTACTCTGAAGCCCTCCTTATGGACATGGACACAAGTGGGGGGTCAAACCCTACAGCCTCCACGCCCATCTCCGGGCCCCCGTGCACCACCCCGAGCCAGGGGCCCAACCCGCCTCCTCTGGCTCTGCCCGTGGTGTTCAACTCGGCTTACCTCCTCCAGAGCTGTCCCCGATGCCGGAGAACCACATCAAGTTCCAGTCTTCCCTCCAGGCTAAGGGCCCCGATGGGAACCACAGCCCTCCTGAACGCCACCGTGGCAGGCATCAGGGCGGCGGGGCAGGGGGGCGGAGGTATCGGAGGGAGGCTGGTGCTCAGTCGGAGCGGATTCTCCCTCGGGAGACTCGGAGGAGGGCGCCACAACAGCCTGTTTCATTCCAGAAGCATGGGAGGAGGGTTGGGAGGAAGCAGGGAGGacggaggagcaggaggaggaggaggaggaggaggcagcagcggAGGAGGTGGAAGTGGAGGCGGAGGtagtggaggaggtgggggattCCTCGGGTTGGGTTCCAGACAGGACAATGAGGAGACCAGGGGAGTGCTagaaggagaaggagacgaggaagaggagcaggaggaggaagaggaggaggcgaggaggagggaagacggcggaagaggaggcagggagagggatGAAGAAGCAGAGCAAGACAGCGGAGGAGGAGTCGAGGTGAGAGACGGTggcgggggagggagggagcgtcCTCCATCCTACCAGGACGCGTTCTTCTTCCCCGTCCTCATCATCCAcggagaggagagctgccacGCCGGAGACGACATGTGA